From Glycine max cultivar Williams 82 chromosome 11, Glycine_max_v4.0, whole genome shotgun sequence, the proteins below share one genomic window:
- the LOC100804874 gene encoding uncharacterized membrane protein YuiD, with the protein MSEAAATTTSSSMMRNYPLISAIVAFAIAQFIKFFTAWFKEKRWDPKQLVGSGGMPSSHSATVTALAAAIGFHEGFGGPLFATALVLACIVMYDATGVRLQAGRQAELLNQIVYELPAEHPLAESRPLRELLGHTPPQVVAGGILGLITAGIGYLITMASS; encoded by the exons ATGAGTGAGGCTGCAGCTACGACGACTTCGTCTTCCATGATGCGCAATTACCCTCTCATTTCCGCCATCGTTGCTTTCGCCATCGCACAATTCATCAAGTTTTTCACCGCCTG GTTTAAGGAAAAAAGATGGGATCCCAAGCAACTTGTTGGATCTGGTGGAATGCCTTCATCCCATTCGGCTACTGTCACTGCTCTTGCCGCGGCAATCGGGTTCCATGAAGGCTTTGGAGGACCTCTTTTTGCTACTGCTTTGGTTCTAGCTTGTATt GTGATGTATGATGCTACTGGTGTAAGATTGCAAGCAGGACGCCAAGCAGAG CTTTTGAATCAAATTGTATACGAACTTCCTGCTGAACATCCTCTGGCTGAAAGCAGACCACTCCGGGAACTTCTTGGGCATACTCCTCCTCAG GTCGTTGCTGGTGGCATACTTGGACTTATAACTGCAGGTATTGGCTATCTAATAACCATGGCTAGTAGTTGA
- the LOC100794773 gene encoding uncharacterized protein, protein MPPSPALRYSPGREPRADGHKRGRSLESGLLFREKDDDLALFNEMQIREKDSFLLQSSDDLEDSFTTKLRHISDVNLGISIPGRGESSELLNDGDKNDYDWLLTPPDTPLFPSLDDEPPLSSFGSRGRPQSKPISISRSSTMDKSYQSRRGSASPNRLSPSPRSGTNTLQSRGRPSSLPNSSPTPSVRYATPSRRPSPPPSKSMAPASKSTYTPRRMSTGSSGSVVSSGVRGSSPVKTNRGNSASPKIRAWQTNIPGFSSEAPPNLRTSLADRPASYVRGSSPASRNSRESTSKFSRQSMSPTASRSSSHDRDQFSSRSKGSIASSGDDDLESLQSITVGSLDRLSSRRGGSFSTNRTPAISKKPARIASPSSAPKRSFDSAIRQMDRKIPQNMFRPLLSSVPSTTFYAGKANSAHRSLVSRNSSVTTSSNASSDQGTTFALDTEGSDHNQDDMANEVDKILYPDIHEEMFAFDKIDALNANIKQEMNRESVDILQSETRNPKTVFGPIESEDSISHIRIDTRVNESSEISHAKGDISETGSFENTALCSHCGCCYEVTNQPEKNIGLCPECKITLLRVIIPETTLAVSENSSLITTNMPKEEKSLPETNQLMVASELPQETNMGNLRFPHGEQNAEENQTSCRELNQDHSQNSPLPNSLTDGGRQTSGNQLEMNQSGVDYKKPDIEFGDQHHRSDRPNLNMDPMEGTGISVLLKRSSSNKGPVVQGRTFTATTISYDDLSLARDSVSSFRSSTRPGSYSASSSIDLSSSRQTEFRVQRQLSGRKLDVDCGYDSRIKPPSTASSFSGASIHSRQELGLATRETSGSTECGSVEEVPRVLQEMQASENTVADVIDASSTDLVVEEDKFEHDDSSRVNNACNSELLSQADDNLVTSFQNHEDCISPENVDDNPNNARDVSDTETSAKAPELSSHDKQDVQNSNVNELDALVTTNCSTITESEIEGENNCENNIGMANDDLSKSILDDFREPSNDCHAVSVSEVNVSESHRIEGSTVTVECQGAGNTRSLTLEEATDTILFCSSIVHDLAYKAATIATEKECSNPFEGSEPTVTLLGKANSDRKDSRNRPTSKRTLKSQKTKTKQRRVETDVKIPSGKTENDENIDESFTHNVGLPNKVDSMKPPKLESKCNCIIM, encoded by the exons ATGCCGCCTTCCCCGGCATTGAGATACTCTCCTGGTAGAGAGCCAAGAGCTGATGGTCACAAGCGGGGGCGCAGTCTTGAAAGTGGATTGCTTTTCCGGGAGAAGGACGATGATCTTGCTTTGTTCAATGAAATGCAAATCAGAGAGAAAGATAGCTTTTTGCTTCAGTCGTCGGATGACTTGGAAGACTCATTCA CTACAAAGTTGAGACATATTTCTGATGTCAACCTTGGAATCTCCATTCCTGGTCGAGGGGAATCCAGTGAGTTGCTTAATGATGGTGACAAGAATGATTACGACTG GTTATTAACACCCCCAGACACACCACTATTTCCTTCGTTAGATGATGAGCCACCGCTGAGCAGTTTTGGAAGCAGAGGAAGGCCTCAGAGTAAACCCATTTCCATATCGAGATCTTCTACG ATGGATAAAAGTTACCAAAGCCGTAGGGGCAGTGCAAGTCCAAATCGTTTAAGTCCATCCCCTCGATCAGGAACTAACACATTGCAATCAAGGGGAAGGCCTTCGTCATTGCCAAATTCCAGCCCAACCCCAAGTGTGAGGTATGCCACTCCATCCAGAAGACCATCTCCACCTCCAAGTAAGTCCATGGCACCTGCTTCTAAGTCAACCTATACTCCCCGGAGGATGAGCACTGGCTCCAGTGGTTCTGTAGTCTCATCTGGAGTTAGGGGAAGTTCCCCAGTCAAGACAAATCGTGGAAACTCTGCGTCACCGAAGATAAGGGCATGGCAAACTAATATTCCCGGCTTCTCTTCTGAAGCTCCTCCCAATCTCCGTACTTCATTGGCTGATCGACCAGCATCCTATGTGAGGGGTTCATCTCCGGCATCCAGAAATAGTAGGGAGTCTACCTCCAAATTCAGTAGGCAATCAATGTCTCCAACTGCTTCTAGGAGTAGTAGTCATGATCGAGACCAATTTAGCTCACGCAGCAAAGGTTCCATTGCATCCTCTGGTGATGATGATCTAGAGTCTCTGCAATCAATCACAGTGGGTAGCTTGGACAGATTGAGTTCAAGAAGGGGTGGGTCATTTTCAACCAACAGAACTCCTGCCATTTCCAAGAAACCAGCCAGGATTGCGTCCCCAAGTTCTGCTCCTAAAAGGTCATTCGATTCGGCTATCCGGcaaatg GATAGAAAAATTCCTCAGAACATGTTCAGACCACTTTTATCTAGTGTTCCAAGTACAACCTTTTATGCTGGAAAAGCAAATTCTGCACATCGTTCCCTTGTATCTAGGAATTCATCTGTTACAACAAGCAGCAATGCGAGCTCTGATCAAGGTACAACTTTTGCACTGGATACTGAAGGGAGTGACCATAATCAAGATGATATGGCAAACGAAGTTGATAAGATATTATATCCTGATATACATGAAGAAATGTTTGCCTTTGATAAGATTGATGCATTAAATGCAAACATTAAGCAAGAGATGAATAGGGAATCAGTAGATATCTTGCAAAGTGAAACCAGAAATCCCAAGACTGTTTTTGGTCCGATTGAATCTGAGGATTCTATTTCCCACATTCGTATTGACACTAGAGTTAATGAAAGTTCAGAAATTTCACATGCCAAAGGTGACATTTCTGAAACTGGTAGTTTTGAAAATACAGCACTCTGTTCTCATTGTGGTTGTTGTTATGAGGTCACTAATCAACCTGAGAAGAATATTGGGCTTTGTCCAGAATGTAAGATCACATTGTTGAGAGTCATCATCCCTGAGACAACTTTGGCAGTATCTGAAAACTCTTCATTGATTACAACAAACatgccaaaagaagaaaaatcattacCTGAAACAAATCAACTAATGGTTGCATCTGAATTGCCTCAAGAGACTAATATGGGTAACTTGAGGTTTCCCCATGGTGAACAAAATGCTGAGGAAAATCAAACTTCTTGCCGTGAACTAAACCAGGATCACTCACAAAACAGTCCTCTTCCAAATTCATTGACGGATGGAGGTAGGCAGACATCTGGCAACCAGCTTGAGATGAACCAATCAGGAGTTGATTACAAGAAGCCTGATATTGAATTTGGGGATCAGCATCACCGCAGTGATCGCCCTAATTTGAACATGGACCCCATGGAAGGCACTGGCATTTCTGTATTGCTGAAAAGGTCTAGCAGCAATAAAGGACCTGTAGTTCAGGGCAGGACTTTTACTGCCACGACCATATCTTACGATGATCTGTCTCTTGCAAGAGACAGTGTAAGCAGTTTTAGAAGCTCAACTAGACCTGGTAGTTATTCTGCCTCATCATCAATTGATCTCAGCTCAAGTAGGCAAACAGAGTTTCGTGTGCAAAGGCAGTTGAGTGGAAGGAAATTGGATGTGGACTGTGGATATGACTCAAGGATCAAGCCTCCAAGCACTGCTTCATCTTTCTCTGGAGCTTCAATCCATTCTCGCCAAGAGTTAGGTCTTGCAACTCGAGAGACTTCTGGCAGTACAGAATGTGGCTCTGTAGAGGAGGTTCCCCGAGTTTTGCAAGAAATGCAAGCTTCGGAAAATACAGTGGCGGACGTAATTGATGCTTCTTCAACTGATTTAGTTGTGGAGGAAGATAAATTTGAACATGATGATAGTAGTAGAGTAAATAATGCTTGCAACTCAGAACTTTTGAGTCAGGCTGATGACAATTTAGTCACTTCATTTCAAAATCATGAGGATTGTATTTCACCTGAAAATGTTGATGATAATCCAAATAATGCCAGGGATGTCTCAGACACAGAAACTTCAGCTAAGGCTCCGGAATTATCCAGTCATGACAAACAAGATGTGCAGAATTCCAATGTTAATGAACTGGATGCTTTGGTTACAACTAACTGCTCCACAATTACTGAATCAGAAATAGAAGGGGAAAACAATTGTGAGAATAATATTGGCATGGCGAATGATGATCTGTCAAAGAGCATCCTTGATGACTTTCGGGAACCTTCCAATGATTGTCATGCTGTTTCTGTTTCAGAGGTCAATGTCTCCGAGTCCCATCGCATTG AGGGATCAACAGTTACAGTTGAGTGTCAAGGTGCAGGCAACACTAGAAGCCTGACACTTGAAGAGGCAACCGATACAATCCTTTTTTGCAGCTCCATTGTCCATGATCTTGCATATAAGGCTGCAACAATAGCAACGGAAAAGGAATGCTCCAACCCATTTGAAGGTTCTGAACCAACTGTGACCTTGTTGGGCAAAGCCAATTCTGATAGAAAGGATAGTCGCAACCGACCTACCAGCAAGCGCACGTTGAAATCCCAGAAGACCAAGACCAAGCAGAGGAGGGTGGAAACTGATGTCAAAATCCCTTCTGGCAAGACTGAGAATGATGAAAATATTGATGAGTCTTTCACGCACAATGTTGGGCTTCCTAACAAGGTAGATAGTATGAAGCCCCCTAAGCTTGAATCAAAGTGCAATTGCATCATCATGTGA